One window of Branchiostoma lanceolatum isolate klBraLanc5 chromosome 6, klBraLanc5.hap2, whole genome shotgun sequence genomic DNA carries:
- the LOC136436955 gene encoding sodium- and chloride-dependent glycine transporter 1-like isoform X1, which translates to MVAISMMVGIYYNVVIAYTLYYLFASFTATLPWLHCNNPWNTDACIQDRSVMGGNATNSSIMAANSSLLNATANHTGVRPVSASEEYWRNGVLQLSEGFDQPGEVVWYLCLTLLLAWLLVFFCLIKGVQSAGKVVYFTSTFPYIVLTILLIRCSIMDGAIDGIKFYVTPDWSRLQDAEVWGDAGIQIFFSLSVAWGGLISMASYNKFSQNCYRDSIIVSTVNCATSIYAGFVIFSILGFMANEMGVDVKDVADKGSGLAFVTYPEAVARLPISPLWSALFFFMLLSLGLGTQFAIIQTIVTSIIDEFPERLMSKRMLVTAVVCLVFFLLGIPCITQGGNYMVELMNDWSAGLSLMVIGLIEVIAIGWIYGTDNFFRDIEMMIGFKPNRWWWICWKFLTPAILVVILLFYLIGIKPAIYGGRLEFPTSGQALGWLMTLTSLVVIPLPGIYYICKAEGTFMERVRKVTRPLPEWGPHLEENRELDERYSKKGIPLADYRDADNTPTIA; encoded by the exons ATGGTGGCTATATCTATGATGGTAGGGATCTACTATAACGTGGTGATCGCCTACACCCTGTACTACTTATTCGCCTCCTTCACGGCTACGCTGCCGTGGTTGCACTGTAATAATCCATGGAACACCGACGCGTGCATACAGGACCGGTCTGTCATGGGCGGCAACGCCACAAATTCGTCCATCATGGCGGCTAACTCCTCCCTCCTCAACGCAACCGCCAACCACACGGGTGTGAGACCCGTCAGCGCCTCGGAGGAGTACTGGAG gaATGGTGTGCTGCAGCTGTCAGAAGGGTTTGACCAGCCGGGTGAGGTGGTGTGGTACTTGTGCCTGACCCTGCTGCTGGCCTGGCTGCTGGTCTTCTTCTGTCTCATCAAAGGCGTTCAGAGCGCAGGGAAG GTCGTGTACTTCACCTCCACATTCCCCTATATCGTACTGACTATCTTACTGATCCGGTGTTCCATCATGGACGGTGCCATCGACGGTATCAAGTTCTACGTCACGCCGGACTGGAGTCGACTGCAAGACGCAGAG GTGTGGGGAGACGCAGGTATCCAGATCTTCTTCTCTCTGTCCGTGGCGTGGGGAGGACTGATCAGCATGGCCAGCTACAACAAGTTCAGTCAGAACTGCTACAG AGATTCTATAATCGTGTCTACAGTTAACTGCGCCACTAGCATCTACGCCGGTTTTGTCATCTTCTCCATTCTGGGCTTCATGGCCAACGAAATGGGGGTGGACGTCAAGGATGTAGCGGATAAAG GATCCGGCCTGGCCTTTGTGACATACCCCGAAGCAGTGGCCCGTCTGCCTATCTCTCCTCTGTGGTCTGCACTGTTCTTCTTCATGCTGTTGTCTCTGGGGCTGGGTACGCAG TTTGCCATCATTCAGACGATAGTGACGTCCATCATTGACGAGTTTCCGGAGAGATTAATGTCGAAAAGAATGCTGGTCACTGCAGTGGTCTGCCTCGTCTTCTTCCTCCTGGGTATTCCCTGCATTACACAG GGAGGAAACTACATGGTGGAACTTATGAATGACTGGTCGGCAGGCCTCAGCCTGATGGTCATCGGGCTTATCGAGGTCATAGCCATAGGCTGGATCTACG GAACGGATAACTTTTTCCGTGATATCGAGATGATGATCGGATTTAAGCCGAACCGCTGGTGGTGGATTTGCTGGAAATTCCTTACACCTGCAATCCTGGTG GTGATCCTGCTGTTCTACCTGATCGGCATCAAGCCTGCTATCTACGGAGGTCGGCTGGAGTTCCCTACCTCGGGCCAGGCGCTGGGCTGGCTCATGACGCTTACGTCACTTGTCGTCATCCCCCTACCGGGAATTTACTACATCTGCAAGGCCGAGGGAACATTCATGGAA CGCGTGCGCAAAGTGACGAGGCCGCTGCCCGAGTGGGGCCCGCATCTGGAGGAGAACAGGGAGCTGGACGAGCGGTACTCCAAGAAGGGAATCCCGCTGGCTGACTACAGGGACGCCGACAACACTCCTACCATCGCCTGA